The DNA region CTGGTGCCTTCTTGGTAACAGTTATTGACAGTCAGTATAATTTaccctaaattttcttttttcaaatttaagtTTTGAAAATAACCTCGATCTCAACTTGAATTTTCTCTTAAAAGCCAGTAGCCAAACACATGTGGAATTCCCAGGGCTAGCAGCTCTTGAGGCTTCAGAACAAATTGATGTGCATTTGCTCTTCTGTCTAGTAGGTAAAGAGTAAGGCCCATTCATGGCCATATCAGTGCTCTTTCCTACCAGGAGATCACTGGTGACAGCTTTACTCTGAATCTGCTTTACTTCCCCTCACGTAACTTTGATATTAATATACAATTGATTTCACTCTCAACTATCATAATTGGTTTCTAATTTTGTCTCAAAAGACTATTTTAGAAGTATTTCCCCCCAAACaactgaaaacttttaaaatatggttCGAGCACTGAAACCATTTTAAGATCTTTGTTACTATTTTTTGACTATTGGGTGGTAAGTAAAGTACTAATAACCTTTTCTAGAGTTTACTAGAAAAAAATCCAATATGAGATCCATCGGTGGTTtcctttttgaaatttttgaggagcttaaatgaaattatttctgcTAGAGAAGCAAGGTCAGATGAAAGATACAGCTTGGGGGCCAGCTATTCCGGGCAGCGTCCCAGTTCAGTTTTGTCACCACAGAGTTTGTCTGTATAGATATGAACTGTGCTTCAGGTACACACAGTTtctttttctaagtatttgtttagctacatatgtttgtattttttctttttaatagaggTCATTTCTCTGGTTATTTGCTGCTTTCAGACCACCCAAATAAGGAAGATAGATCATGATTTggccccattttataggtgggaaGATTGCATGAAGCACTTAGGTCAGTGGCTAGTTCAAGGTCTCACAACGGAAATCAGTGAgagtctttctctggttttgttcATAAACTTCAGGGCGAGTTTTCCTTGATGTTTCTTTTAGTCTCTGCCCTCTTTTTTTATCCAGTCTACCCTAAAGCTCTTTTCCACCCAGCACTTTGATTCAAGTGcccctttgtttttcttctgttcttaTTAACCCATATTAGTGATATTGATGTAGTTGGGGACTTGGATGGGCATCTCTtaaagtaaaacttaaaaaataaaccttaTTGTTCCTTCAGTCTTGGAGGTGGAACATTCCTAGGCCTATGTTGCTTGCTGACTGGTTGTGAGACCTTTGAAGAAGCTCTGGAAATGGCAGCTAAAGGCGACAGCACCAATGTTGATAAGCTGGTGAAGGACATTTACGGAGGAGACTATGAACGATTTGGCCTTCAAGGATCTGCGGTAGCATCAAGGTAGAGACTAAGTAGCTAGGAGCAGTAGTGATTAAACACGAGGCAACCTCTCCACCCTGGCTGTTCatttagttgttgtttttttttaatgtcaaccCACCAGCCTGGTGCAAGGATCTATGGTATTGGAGCTCAGACTTGATCTCCTGCCCTTGATGAAGCACTGAGATGTTTAGCTCTTGATGCTTGTGCTTAAAATAAGGCAGCTTTGAAAGAAGGTTCTGGAAAACTGCAACAGTTTCCCCCGTTCCATTCTTGTCCAGATATCTagaggcattaaaaaaaattttttcccccgTTAATAGCCATGCTACTTTGTCCCTATTAAGAAAAGGGCAGCCAACCATTCATACCGTAATCCTGTCTGCTTGTAAACCATGGTAGCCAAATCAGGTCATTTGAGCTCAATCAGAGTTATTCATAAAGCTTTCCACAGTACTTTGGTGGAAGCATGGGGCCTGCCTAAGGATGATTTTGAACACTCTCACTACTATTTCCAACATAGCTTTGGCAACATGATGAGTAAGGAAAAGCGAGATTCCATCAGCAAGGAAGACCTCGCCCGAGCCACCCTGGTCACCATCACCAACAACATTGGCTCCATTGCTCGGATGTGTGCATTGAATGAGGTAAGGCCTTAACCTAGGGAAAGCCATGTGTCATTCATAAACATCGTTTGGCAGTGCAATAACTGTTGACCCTCACAAAACCACAGATCCTTAGGAAACCTGccctttctcaaggtcacacctGGTAGAACATGAGGGGCGTGTGTTGCGGGGAGGGACAGGAGTATGTTTTGGTTTTAAGTAGGCACTAGATGATGACAAACAATACCATCTAACTGTGGAAACATGGTAAAAATGACAATCTATACCATAACCTCTCCAACCTCATGGACACACACCTAATGAAGGCTGGCAAAACTCTCTCTGCATCCTTGCAAATAATTGCAGGTAAAACATTCCACTTGCAATATTCGATATTCTCTCTGCTTTCAGCTTCTTTACAGTGTTGCCTTGTGGCATGGAGTTCAAGCAGCATTGTACAGGGCTATCAAAGCACAGAGAGCTTGCTACAGCTGAGGCCAGCCAGAGCCCCAGGCACAAGAAAGGGTGGACCTGATGACAGACCAAGCTTTGGTACCATGTTTTAAAACACTGCAAAATTCCTTTGGAAAGAATGGAACCCTTTTCTGAAATACAAGATGTGTAAAGTAGATGTGTAATACAACTGAGTTGTATTAGGAAGACAAGAAAGAGGGGGCATGGAATAGGTAATAGTAGAAGAAGCACTAAAGAATCTAGTAGCATCAgtagtagaattttttttaaatataaattttaagagaaatatgACATACATACAGAAGAGGGCTCAAATCACAAGTGTACAGCCTGACgaattttcacacacacacacacacacacacacacacacacacacacacacacacacacacacacacacacacacacacacacacacacacacacacacacacacacacacccctaataCCCACCACACAGATCAAGAATTAGAACATTACAGGTACAGCAGAAACCCTTTCCAACCCCCTTCTAGTTGAATAGTGGACTGTTAAACAGGGTATGAGGCAGTCTTTATAATAGGTGGATGGCAGCCCTGCCTTTGAACTCTGGGGTTACAAGAGACACATCCTCctttcacaatattttttttcacatctttattggagtataaatgctttacaacgttgtgttagtttctgctgtacaacaaagtgaatcagctatatgtatacatatatccccatatccccttcctcttgagcctccctcccaacctccctatcccatccttcaaggtcatcaaaaagcATCAAGTTAATCtcgtgctatgcagcagcttcccactagccatccattttacatttggtagggtaaatatgtcaatgctattctctcacttcgtcccagcttccccttcccccgctgtgccctcaagtctgttctctacgtctgcatctgcatttttattcctgccctgccactaggttcatcagtaccactctTTAAAAtgccatatatatgcgttagcatacagtatctgtttttctctttctgacttatttcactctatatgacagaccctaggtccatccacctcactacaagtaactcactttcatttcttttcatggctgagtaatattccattgtatatatgtgccacatcttctttatccattcatctgttgatggacacttaggttgcttccatgtcctggctattgtaaatagtgctgcagtga from Mesoplodon densirostris isolate mMesDen1 chromosome 1, mMesDen1 primary haplotype, whole genome shotgun sequence includes:
- the PANK1 gene encoding pantothenate kinase 1 isoform X5, whose amino-acid sequence is MLLVNMGSGVSILAVYSKDNYKRVTGTSLGGGTFLGLCCLLTGCETFEEALEMAAKGDSTNVDKLVKDIYGGDYERFGLQGSAVASSFGNMMSKEKRDSISKEDLARATLVTITNNIGSIARMCALNENIDRVVFVGNFLRINMVSMKLLAYAMDFWSKGQLKALFLEHEGYFGAVGALLELFKMTDDQ
- the PANK1 gene encoding pantothenate kinase 1 isoform X4 — protein: MPAAEEDGLGEEEQAALGGGTFLGLCCLLTGCETFEEALEMAAKGDSTNVDKLVKDIYGGDYERFGLQGSAVASSFGNMMSKEKRDSISKEDLARATLVTITNNIGSIARMCALNENIDRVVFVGNFLRINMVSMKLLAYAMDFWSKGQLKALFLEHEGYFGAVGALLELFKMTDDQ